A window of Trichoderma atroviride chromosome 3, complete sequence contains these coding sequences:
- a CDS encoding uncharacterized protein (EggNog:ENOG41~TransMembrane:4 (i7-28o40-61i73-101o113-135i)), giving the protein MALGMITIIHIVLAVLVIIELGITGYLVNKTDGWLASSPATYAFLLFDSIWSLFVLIYLAITPIYLARLYHALGAFVLLVLTTIFWFAGAIAFACFVGAPACHGNGWCQTNEAGVAFAFFLWAGFLALTVLEGLTTMRGHARADKTTPSNV; this is encoded by the exons ATGGCTCTCGGAATGATTACCATCATCCACATTGTCCTTGCCGTCCTCGTAATCATCGAGCTGGGCATTACAGGATACC TTGTTAACAAGACAGACGGCTGGCTCGCCTCATCGCCCGCCACATATGCATTCCTGCTGTTCGACTCAATCTGGAGTTTGTTCGTTCTCATCTATCTGGCCATTACGCCCATCTACCTTGCTCGCCTCTACCACGCTCTTGGCGCCTTTGTCCTTCTGGTCCTTACGACGATTTTCTGGTTTGCAGGTGCCATTGCCTTTGCGTGCTTCGTTGGCGCGCCAGCCTGCCACGGAAACGGCTGGTGCCAGACCAATGAAGCCGGCGTTGCCTTTGCATTCTTCTTGTGGGCTGGCTTCCTGGCGCTCACCGTTCTTGAGGGCTTGACTACCATGAGGGGCCATGCGCGGGCTGACAAGACCACCCCCTCCAACGTCTAA